In the Nakamurella alba genome, one interval contains:
- the zwf gene encoding glucose-6-phosphate dehydrogenase: MAETKPQTIAYPAPGARPHRRGDEALDPHVIVLFGATGDLARRKLIPGLAHLELSALAPDIRIVGTSLEEFTDDEFREVAKQAVADFGTHPLSDEQWASFASKLHYVAQGAGPKALAEVVSKAEVELGEDVRRLHYLSVPPKAAEAVITMLRKANLVDRSRVVMEKPFGTDLGSAIKLNDFVHETFRESQIFRIDHFLGKEAAQNILAFRFANGLFEPIWNRNFIDHIQIDIPETLGLDRRANFYESTGAYKDMVVTHLLQVLAFVAMEPPTALEPRAISEEKNKVFRSMLPILPADVVRGQYSGYREEEGVARDSDTETFIALRVGIDNWRWAGVPFYLRTGKKMAEGQRIISIAFKEAPRTMFPQGSGVGSQGPDHLTFDLADSSKVSLSFYGKRPGPGMKLDKLSMQFSTQETDRAGDVLEAYERLILDAMRGDHTLFTTAEGIESLWERSIPLLEDPPPVKSYPPGTWGPNAIHQLVAPNAWRLPFERAWREKRT; this comes from the coding sequence GTGGCCGAGACCAAACCGCAGACGATCGCCTACCCCGCTCCCGGAGCCCGACCGCACCGGCGTGGCGACGAGGCGCTGGACCCGCACGTCATCGTGCTGTTCGGCGCCACCGGCGACCTCGCCCGGCGCAAGCTGATCCCCGGGCTGGCGCACCTCGAGCTGTCCGCCCTCGCCCCGGACATCCGCATCGTCGGCACCTCGCTGGAGGAGTTCACCGACGACGAGTTCCGCGAGGTCGCCAAGCAGGCGGTGGCCGACTTCGGCACGCACCCGCTGTCCGACGAACAGTGGGCCAGCTTCGCCTCGAAGTTGCACTACGTCGCGCAGGGCGCCGGACCGAAGGCGCTCGCCGAGGTGGTGTCCAAGGCGGAGGTCGAGCTCGGCGAGGACGTGCGCCGGCTGCACTACCTGTCGGTGCCGCCGAAGGCCGCCGAGGCGGTCATCACCATGCTGCGCAAGGCGAACCTGGTCGACCGCTCCCGGGTGGTCATGGAGAAGCCGTTCGGCACCGACCTGGGCAGCGCGATCAAGCTCAACGACTTCGTCCACGAGACGTTCCGCGAGTCGCAGATCTTCCGGATCGACCACTTCCTCGGCAAGGAGGCGGCGCAGAACATCCTGGCGTTCCGCTTCGCCAACGGCCTGTTCGAGCCGATCTGGAACCGCAACTTCATCGACCACATCCAGATCGACATCCCGGAGACGCTCGGCCTGGACCGGCGGGCGAACTTCTACGAGTCGACCGGCGCCTACAAGGACATGGTGGTCACCCACCTGCTCCAGGTGCTGGCGTTCGTCGCGATGGAGCCGCCGACGGCCCTGGAGCCGCGCGCCATCAGCGAGGAGAAGAACAAGGTCTTCCGCTCGATGCTGCCGATCCTGCCCGCGGACGTGGTGCGCGGGCAGTACTCCGGCTACCGCGAGGAGGAAGGTGTCGCAAGGGATTCCGACACCGAGACCTTCATCGCGCTGCGGGTCGGCATCGACAACTGGCGGTGGGCCGGGGTGCCGTTCTACCTGCGCACCGGCAAGAAGATGGCCGAGGGCCAGCGGATCATCTCGATCGCCTTCAAGGAGGCGCCGCGGACGATGTTCCCGCAGGGCTCCGGGGTCGGGTCGCAGGGCCCGGACCACCTGACGTTCGACCTGGCCGACTCGTCCAAGGTGTCGTTGTCCTTCTACGGCAAGCGCCCCGGGCCGGGCATGAAGTTGGACAAGCTGTCCATGCAGTTCTCCACCCAGGAGACCGACCGGGCCGGCGACGTGCTCGAGGCCTACGAGCGGCTGATCCTGGACGCGATGCGCGGCGACCACACCCTGTTCACCACCGCCGAGGGCATCGAGTCGCTCTGGGAGCGCTCGATCCCGCTGCTGGAGGACCCGCCGCCGGTCAAGTCGTACCCGCCGGGCACCTGGGGGCCGAACGCGATCCACCAGCTCGTCGCACCGAACGCGTGGCGGCTGCCGTTCGAGCGGGCCTGGCGCGAGAAGCGCACCTGA